Proteins from one Homalodisca vitripennis isolate AUS2020 chromosome 3, UT_GWSS_2.1, whole genome shotgun sequence genomic window:
- the LOC124357317 gene encoding early nodulin-20-like encodes MTSHVRSATPPPGGTPSPPQSPQPSTSLATSPPPLGRPRSLMESLLIAKMERAAGSPSVLNGNIGPLPSPLLRMDSTDSASSFASTSSMGSEVCRCDDCLLGIADLYINTPTTKKKVYF; translated from the coding sequence ATGACATCTCACGTGCGCAGTGCCACCCCTCCCCCGGGGGGTACCCCAAGCCCCCCACAGTCTCCGCAGCCGTCTACGTCCCTGGCGACCTCTCCTCCACCCTTGGGTAGACCACGGTCTCTTATGGAATCTCTTCTGATAGCCAAAATGGAGCGAGCTGCCGGCAGCCCCTCCGTCCTCAACGGTAACATCGGACCCCTGCCGTCCCCTTTGCTCAGGATGGACTCCACCGACTCCGCCTCGTCCTTCGCCTCCACCTCGTCCATGGGCAGCGAAGTGTGCCGGTGTGACGACTGCCTTCTGGGTATCGCCGATTTGTATATCAACACGCCCACAACAAAGAAAAAggtatacttttaa